Proteins encoded in a region of the Vicia villosa cultivar HV-30 ecotype Madison, WI linkage group LG5, Vvil1.0, whole genome shotgun sequence genome:
- the LOC131605903 gene encoding uncharacterized protein LOC131605903, with product MQINEEQSRILTRHITEQEVYEAMKRINYLTAPGVDGFGMKFFKAAWPVVRKDIMDAVQYFFNKERLYKAVNNIIVTLIAKFTDACMIMDFGPISCCTNVYKMISKIMDRILSKVLCSIIHMSQAAFVPGQHLHDHVMLAYELIRGYSTKGEAPRCMLLVDL from the coding sequence ATGCAAATTAATGAGGAACAAAGTAGAATTCTGACTAGGCATATAACTGAACAAGAAGTCTATGAGGCTATGAAGAGAATAAATTATCTGACTGCACCTGGGGTGGATGGGTTTGGTATGAAGTTCTTCAAGGCTGCATGGCCTGTTGTTAGAAAGGATATCATGGATGCAGTTCAGTATTTCTTCAATAAAGAAAGACTATACAAGGCTGTTAATAACATTATTGTTACCCTTATCGCTAAATTTACAGATGCTTGTATGATTATGGATTTCGGGCCCATCTCTTGTTGCACAAATGTGTACAAGATGATATCGAAAATTATGGATAGAATATTGAGTAAGGTCCTTTGTAGTATTATTCACATGAGCCAAGCGGCTTTTGTTCCAGGGCAACACCTGCATGATCATGTTATGTTGGCATATGAATTGATAAGAGGTTATAGCACTAAAGGAGAAGCACCTAGGTGTATGCTACTGGTGGATCTTTAG
- the LOC131608035 gene encoding octanoyltransferase LIP2p, chloroplastic-like yields the protein MIRCRSGGMAPAAKYGGFSFGGPGMSHRQPAADNGSGITNNTRFGFWNFVLNFKCVLGLQVVMYPIINLRKHKMDLYWYLRKLEEVVISVLSLTFSIHASRVEGLTRVWVGNEKVAAICIRVAQWITYHGLALNVTTNLSPFKWIVPCGIRGRQVGSFKGLLREAQSSCNDHGTSNLHGLDDDSLIHITHKSLIEEF from the exons ATGATTCGATGCAGATCTGGAGGAATGGCCCCTGCTGCTAAATACGGTGGGTTTAGTTTTGGAGGGCCGGGTATGTCTCATAGACAACCTGCTGCTGATAATGGGTCGGGGATCACTAACAATACTAGGTTTGGGTTTTGGAATTTTGTATTGAATTTTAAATGTGTTTTGGGGTTGCAGGTAGTGATGTATCCAATTATCAACCTTAGGAAACACAAGATGGATCTTTATTGGTATCTCAGAAAACTTGAAGAGGTTGTTATTAGTGTTCTGTCTTTAACTTTTTCGATTCATGCTTCTCGTGTGGAAGGTTTAACGCGTGTTTGGGTTG GAAATGAGAAAGTGGCAGCTATATGTATAAGGGTGGCTCAATGGATAACATATCATGGCTTAGCACTTAACGTAACGACGAATTTGAGTCCCTTTAAATGGATCGTCCCTTGTGGAATACGTGGCCGTCAAGTTGGGAGTTTCAAAGGGTTGCTAAGAGAAGCTCAGTCATCATGTAATGATCATGGAACATCTAATTTGCATGGTTTGGATGATGACAGTCTTATTCATATTACTCATAAGTCCTTAATTGAAGAGTTCTAA
- the LOC131603609 gene encoding uncharacterized protein LOC131603609 isoform X1: MGKSGETSGTKRNSKQETAEEANERPEWLPDGWNIEVRTRKSGPAVGSAYKCYVDPLNIHKFYSKPEVLRHLETTKDSNGSSKKKKGNDKHSTSKEEEKCIDKHSTNKKKQKRTNSNQHSLSKEEEKFTSIRSPNNTAEKANERPEWLPDGWDIQVQTRKSGPAKGSTYKCFIDPLNTHKFYSKPEVLRHLETTKARSCSSKKKKGTSKHSPSKEEEKCTDKHSPNKEEKCIDKHSLNKEKQKRTNNNQHSPSEEEEKCIDMHSPSKEEEEYINMDSGSKDGEKFTSMHSPNNVAGEQSVEEDLPPGWIKEAKIRKNRNGIRKDWLYIDPVSGYVFYSKKDVLRYIESGDIDKCAIKPSRRQSQDEDNSTPTPAAKRQKPKQSTPRQKISAVKEPAESLELPDVNNLMKGQDVNVPSGTTVAPDTSGESLKVGHRGSRRLAGADPVKLADNVINNQTPIVSKRNLRKNRTTLAADMENKSSQHLNGVPEIEQPKAMNSRTTLSEDNKPESRTNSNKFSKKKEPHIPCRASKRLAGSESKRSKEVTAELQQGEGGPDHAPLNGESRNKRRKSPLVLPDADNQLETLEVDDEKSEPQLSFAFHYSWSDPCLDYAINTLTGVLPPVDNSVDNGPVVPPVDNSVDNGPSAAPETDIQKPTFDTGTGRSKDSQNNSVDNGSTTVHETDIQNQNNSVDNGPTTVHETDIQNQNNSVDNGPNTVHETDTQKTLIDNVTGGSKDSQSNNVTRSRDKNASVQSNKSKRKKEVKVPPMRLSKRLAGIEPEAKPSDKALEYSSKKSSKEESAATVLLTNGASDHLHAGEEAKLTRHASDSLKTEMLEKSSRKSGKSSDDQTVHKEQQLEKAEAENISDDRSKPEPTLAFSESWSDPCLEFAFKTLTGALPDDSAAEIFKVPSPVGGDPQNNELHGRVTTSINGKTHDNPNPSPTKKEHNMAGQSSKPLLGQPELMTSSTSVKNMDGESSELLPRQPELRTSSTSDKNVPKFTNGEFQSHEGNIIRNLEPVLMTSSTSTTGESHSYESEMIRNLFGEPPFVEAENTTQLLDHSRTNAYLQIQEEPLKKNDQVAEPLKKNDQVAEGEFGTLDQPPGFETEPSKKNDQVAEGEFGTLDQPPGFETEPLKKNDQVAEGEFGTLDKPPGFETQTLNHNSTELQFCESFMNTWSDPCLEFAFKTLTGVLPVEENLGTQGGNQEPSNCHTGRDGISAMPDFGSSSFSQSDFSFHFDTGVKSTPGQPGQLSSVSSSFPSPSMQSCPGVDPQQQYSQFNNNFQRR; the protein is encoded by the exons ATGGGAAAATCGGGCGAAACCAGTGGTACAAAACGCAATTCTAAACAAGAG ACTGCAGAGGAAGCTAATGAGCGTCCTGAATGGTTGCCTGATGGCTGGAATATTGAAGTCCGAACCCGAAAAAGTGGTCCGGCTGTGGGATCTGCATATAAG TGCTACGTTGATCCATTGAATATACATAAATTCTACTCCAAACCTGAGGTACTGCGACATCTTGAAACTACAAAGGACAGCAACGGCTCTTCCAAGAAGAAGAAAGGCAATGACAAGCATTCTACAAGCAAGGAGGAGGAGAAATGTATTGACAAACATTCTACAAACAAAAAGAAGCAGAAGCGCACTAACAGTAACCAACATTCTTTAAgtaaagaggaagagaaattcaCTAGCATACGCTCTCCAAACAAT ACTGCAGAGAAAGCTAATGAACGTCCTGAATGGTTGCCTGATGGATGGGATATTCAAGTTCAAACCCGAAAAAGTGGTCCGGCTAAGGGATCTACATATAAG TGCTTCATTGATCCATTGAATACGCATAAATTCTACTCCAAACCCGAGGTACTACGACATCTTGAAACTACAAAGGCCAGGAGCTGCtcttcaaagaagaagaaaggcacTAGCAAGCATTCTCCAAGCAAGGAGGAGGAGAAATGCACTGACAAACATTCTCCAAACAAGGAGGAGAAATGCATTGACAAGCATTCTCTAAACAAAGAGAAGCAGAAACGCACTAACAATAACCAACATTCTCCAAgtgaagaggaagagaaatgtATTGACATGCATTCTCCAAGCAAGGAGGAAGAAGAATACATCAACATGGATTCTGGAAGCAAGGACGGAGAGAAATTCACTAGCATGCACTCTCCAAACAAT GTTGCGGGCGAGCAGTCCGTTGAAGAGGATCTACCCCCTGGATGGATTAAAGAAGCAAAGATTAGGAAGAACAGAAATGGCATAAGGAAAGATTGG TTATATATTGATCCAGTGAGTGGATATGTTTTCTATTCGAAGAAGGATGTACTGCGTTATattgaatctggagatatagacAAATGTGCTATTAAACCAAGTAGAAGACAAAGTCAAGATGAAGACAACTCAACT CCAACACCTGCTGCCAAAAGACAGAAACCCAAGCAGTCTACACCAAGGCAGAAGATTTCTGCCG TCAAAGAACCAGCGGAAAGCTTAGAATTGCCTGATGTTAACAACTTAATGAAAGGGCAAGATGTGAATGTGCCATCTGGAACGACGGTTGCTCCTGATACCTCAGGTGAATCCTTGAAAGTCGGCCATCGGGGTTCACGGCGACTGGCTGGGGCTGATCCTGTTAAGTTGGCTGACAATGTGATCAATAATCAGACTCctatagtttcaaaaagaaacttAAGAAAAAACAGAACCACTCTAGCTGCTGACATGGAAAATAAATCATCTCAGCATCTCAACGGTGTCCCAGAAATTGAGCAACCAAAGGCAATGAACTCGAGAACCACTCTTTCTGAAGATAATAAGCCTGAATCTCGGACCAACTCAAACAAATTTAGTAAGAAGAAAGAGCCCCACATTCCTTGTCGGGCTTCAAAACGATTGGCTGGATCTGAAAGCAAAAGGTCTAAAGAAGTCACAGCTGAATTGCAGCAAGGTGAGGGTGGGCCAGATCATGCACCATTAAATGGAGAGTCacgaaataaaagaagaaaatctCCTTTAGTCCTACCTGATGCAGACAATCAACTGGAAACACTTGAAGTGGATGACGAGAAATCAGAACCTCAGCTGTCCTTTGCATTCCACTACTCTTGGTCTGATCCATGCTTGGATTATGCAATCAATACCCTCACGGGTGTGTTACCACCAGTTGATAATTCTGTTGATAATGGACCCGTGGTACCACCAGTTGATAATTCTGTTGATAATGGACCGTCTGCAGCCCCTGAAACTGATATTCAAAAACCTACGTTTGACACTGGCACGGGAAGAAGCAAGGACAGTCAAAACAATTCAGTTGATAATGGATCCACTACAGTACATGAAACTGatattcaaaatcaaaacaattcAGTTGACAATGGACCCACTACTGTACATGAAACTGatattcaaaatcaaaacaattcAGTTGATAATGGACCTAATACTGTACATGAAACTGATACTCAAAAAACATTGATTGACAACGTTACCGGAGGAAGCAAGGATAGTCAAAGCAATAATGTTACAAGAAGCAGGGACAAAAATGCATCAGTGCAGTCAAACAAATCCAAAAGAAAGAAAGAGGTCAAAGTCCCCCCTATGCGGTTGTCAAAGCGACTTGCTGGCATTGAACCCGAGGCCAAACCTTCTGATAAAGCTCTTGAATATTCAAGTAAAAAATCAAGCAAAGAAGAATCCGCTGCAACTGTACTTTTAACTAATGGAGCATCAGACCATCTCCATGCTGGGGAAGAAGCCAAGCTTACTCGTCATGCGTCTGACAGTTTGAAAACAGAAATGCTAGAAAAATCATCAAGAAAGAGCGGTAAATCATCTGATGACCAAACTGTTCACAAGGAACAACAATTGGAGAAAGCTGAAGCTGAAAATATTAGTGATGATAGATCAAAGCCAGAGCCCACCTTGGCGTTCAGTGAATCTTGGTCAGACCCATGCCTAGAATTTGCATTCAAGACTCTTACTGGTGCTTTGCCTGATGATTCTGCCGCAGAGATTTTTAAAGTACCGTCTCCTGTTGGTGGTGACCCGCAAAATAATGAGTTGCATGGGAGAGTAACAACCAGCATTAATGGAAAAACTCATGACAATCCAAACCCATCCCCAACCAAGAAAGAGCATAATATGGCTGGCCAGTCTTCAAAGCCACTGCTCGGGCAACCAGAGTTGATGACTAGCTCCACATCTGTCAAAAATATGGATGGAGAGTCTTCAGAGCTTCTGCCTAGGCAACCTGAGTTGAGGACTAGCTCCACATCTGACAAAAATGTGCCTAAGTTTACCAACGGAGAATTTCAGAGTCATGAAGGCAACATAATAAGGAATTTGGAACCTGTGTTGATGACTAGCTCCACATCTACCACTGGAGAATCTCATAGTTATGAAAGTGAAATGATAAGAAATTTGTTCGGAGAACCTCCGTTTGTTGAAGCTGAAAACACGACCCAACTTCTGGATCATTCTAGAACCAATGCATACTTGCAAATACAAGAAGAGCCATTAAAGAAAAATGACCAGGTTGCTGAGCCATTAAAGAAAAATGACCAGGTGGCTGAGGGTGAATTTGGTACATTGGATCAACCACCGGGTTTTGAAACTGAGCCATCAAAGAAAAATGACCAGGTGGCTGAGGGTGAATTTGGTACATTGGATCAACCACCGGGTTTTGAAACTGAGCCATTAAAGAAAAATGACCAGGTGGCTGAGGGTGAATTTGGTACATTGGATAAACCACCGGGTTTTGAAACTCAAACCTTAAACCATAACAGTACTGAATTACAGTTCTGCGAGtcttttatgaatacttggtcaGACCCATGCCTAGAATTTGCATTTAAGACCCTTACAGGTGTGCTTCCAGTAGAAGAAAATTTAGGAACTCAAGGAGGTAACCAGGAACCTTCCAACTGTCATACTGGAAGAGACGGTATATCAGCGATGCCAGATTTTGGATCTTCCAGTTTTTCACAAAGTGACTTCTCATTTCACTTTGATACAGGAGTTAAGTCCACGCCAGGGCAACCAGGGCAGCTATCATCAGTGAGCTCTTCATTCCCATCTCCGAGCATGCAAAGTTGTCCCGGAGTTGATCCACAACAACAATATTCCCAGTTCAATAATAATTTTCAGAGAAGATAA
- the LOC131603609 gene encoding uncharacterized protein LOC131603609 isoform X2: MGKSGETSGTKRNSKQETAEEANERPEWLPDGWNIEVRTRKSGPAVGSAYKCYVDPLNIHKFYSKPEVLRHLETTKDSNGSSKKKKGNDKHSTSKEEEKCIDKHSTNKKKQKRTNSNQHSLSKEEEKFTSIRSPNNTAEKANERPEWLPDGWDIQVQTRKSGPAKGSTYKCFIDPLNTHKFYSKPEVLRHLETTKARSCSSKKKKGTSKHSPSKEEEKCTDKHSPNKEEKCIDKHSLNKEKQKRTNNNQHSPSEEEEKCIDMHSPSKEEEEYINMDSGSKDGEKFTSMHSPNNVAGEQSVEEDLPPGWIKEAKIRKNRNGIRKDWLYIDPVSGYVFYSKKDVLRYIESGDIDKCAIKPSRRQSQDEDNSTPTPAAKRQKPKQSTPRQKISAVKEPAESLELPDVNNLMKGQDVNVPSGTTVAPDTSGESLKVGHRGSRRLAGADPVKLADNVINNQTPIVSKRNLRKNRTTLAADMENKSSQHLNGVPEIEQPKAMNSRTTLSEDNKPESRTNSNKFSKKKEPHIPCRASKRLAGSESKRSKEVTAELQQGEGGPDHAPLNGESRNKRRKSPLVLPDADNQLETLEVDDEKSEPQLSFAFHYSWSDPCLDYAINTLTGVLPPVDNSVDNGPVVPPVDNSVDNGPSAAPETDIQKPTFDTGTGRSKDSQNNSVDNGSTTVHETDIQNQNNSVDNGPTTVHETDIQNQNNSVDNGPNTVHETDTQKTLIDNVTGGSKDSQSNNVTRSRDKNASVQSNKSKRKKEVKVPPMRLSKRLAGIEPEAKPSDKALEYSSKKSSKEESAATVLLTNGASDHLHAGEEAKLTRHASDSLKTEMLEKSSRKSGKSSDDQTVHKEQQLEKAEAENISDDRSKPEPTLAFSESWSDPCLEFAFKTLTGALPDDSAAEIFKVPSPVGGDPQNNELHGRVTTSINGKTHDNPNPSPTKKEHNMAGQSSKPLLGQPELMTSSTSVKNMDGESSELLPRQPELRTSSTSDKNVPKFTNGEFQSHEGNIIRNLEPVLMTSSTSTTGESHSYESEMIRNLFGEPPFVEAENTTQLLDHSRTNAYLQIQEEPLKKNDQVAEGEFGTLDQPPGFETEPSKKNDQVAEGEFGTLDQPPGFETEPLKKNDQVAEGEFGTLDKPPGFETQTLNHNSTELQFCESFMNTWSDPCLEFAFKTLTGVLPVEENLGTQGGNQEPSNCHTGRDGISAMPDFGSSSFSQSDFSFHFDTGVKSTPGQPGQLSSVSSSFPSPSMQSCPGVDPQQQYSQFNNNFQRR; encoded by the exons ATGGGAAAATCGGGCGAAACCAGTGGTACAAAACGCAATTCTAAACAAGAG ACTGCAGAGGAAGCTAATGAGCGTCCTGAATGGTTGCCTGATGGCTGGAATATTGAAGTCCGAACCCGAAAAAGTGGTCCGGCTGTGGGATCTGCATATAAG TGCTACGTTGATCCATTGAATATACATAAATTCTACTCCAAACCTGAGGTACTGCGACATCTTGAAACTACAAAGGACAGCAACGGCTCTTCCAAGAAGAAGAAAGGCAATGACAAGCATTCTACAAGCAAGGAGGAGGAGAAATGTATTGACAAACATTCTACAAACAAAAAGAAGCAGAAGCGCACTAACAGTAACCAACATTCTTTAAgtaaagaggaagagaaattcaCTAGCATACGCTCTCCAAACAAT ACTGCAGAGAAAGCTAATGAACGTCCTGAATGGTTGCCTGATGGATGGGATATTCAAGTTCAAACCCGAAAAAGTGGTCCGGCTAAGGGATCTACATATAAG TGCTTCATTGATCCATTGAATACGCATAAATTCTACTCCAAACCCGAGGTACTACGACATCTTGAAACTACAAAGGCCAGGAGCTGCtcttcaaagaagaagaaaggcacTAGCAAGCATTCTCCAAGCAAGGAGGAGGAGAAATGCACTGACAAACATTCTCCAAACAAGGAGGAGAAATGCATTGACAAGCATTCTCTAAACAAAGAGAAGCAGAAACGCACTAACAATAACCAACATTCTCCAAgtgaagaggaagagaaatgtATTGACATGCATTCTCCAAGCAAGGAGGAAGAAGAATACATCAACATGGATTCTGGAAGCAAGGACGGAGAGAAATTCACTAGCATGCACTCTCCAAACAAT GTTGCGGGCGAGCAGTCCGTTGAAGAGGATCTACCCCCTGGATGGATTAAAGAAGCAAAGATTAGGAAGAACAGAAATGGCATAAGGAAAGATTGG TTATATATTGATCCAGTGAGTGGATATGTTTTCTATTCGAAGAAGGATGTACTGCGTTATattgaatctggagatatagacAAATGTGCTATTAAACCAAGTAGAAGACAAAGTCAAGATGAAGACAACTCAACT CCAACACCTGCTGCCAAAAGACAGAAACCCAAGCAGTCTACACCAAGGCAGAAGATTTCTGCCG TCAAAGAACCAGCGGAAAGCTTAGAATTGCCTGATGTTAACAACTTAATGAAAGGGCAAGATGTGAATGTGCCATCTGGAACGACGGTTGCTCCTGATACCTCAGGTGAATCCTTGAAAGTCGGCCATCGGGGTTCACGGCGACTGGCTGGGGCTGATCCTGTTAAGTTGGCTGACAATGTGATCAATAATCAGACTCctatagtttcaaaaagaaacttAAGAAAAAACAGAACCACTCTAGCTGCTGACATGGAAAATAAATCATCTCAGCATCTCAACGGTGTCCCAGAAATTGAGCAACCAAAGGCAATGAACTCGAGAACCACTCTTTCTGAAGATAATAAGCCTGAATCTCGGACCAACTCAAACAAATTTAGTAAGAAGAAAGAGCCCCACATTCCTTGTCGGGCTTCAAAACGATTGGCTGGATCTGAAAGCAAAAGGTCTAAAGAAGTCACAGCTGAATTGCAGCAAGGTGAGGGTGGGCCAGATCATGCACCATTAAATGGAGAGTCacgaaataaaagaagaaaatctCCTTTAGTCCTACCTGATGCAGACAATCAACTGGAAACACTTGAAGTGGATGACGAGAAATCAGAACCTCAGCTGTCCTTTGCATTCCACTACTCTTGGTCTGATCCATGCTTGGATTATGCAATCAATACCCTCACGGGTGTGTTACCACCAGTTGATAATTCTGTTGATAATGGACCCGTGGTACCACCAGTTGATAATTCTGTTGATAATGGACCGTCTGCAGCCCCTGAAACTGATATTCAAAAACCTACGTTTGACACTGGCACGGGAAGAAGCAAGGACAGTCAAAACAATTCAGTTGATAATGGATCCACTACAGTACATGAAACTGatattcaaaatcaaaacaattcAGTTGACAATGGACCCACTACTGTACATGAAACTGatattcaaaatcaaaacaattcAGTTGATAATGGACCTAATACTGTACATGAAACTGATACTCAAAAAACATTGATTGACAACGTTACCGGAGGAAGCAAGGATAGTCAAAGCAATAATGTTACAAGAAGCAGGGACAAAAATGCATCAGTGCAGTCAAACAAATCCAAAAGAAAGAAAGAGGTCAAAGTCCCCCCTATGCGGTTGTCAAAGCGACTTGCTGGCATTGAACCCGAGGCCAAACCTTCTGATAAAGCTCTTGAATATTCAAGTAAAAAATCAAGCAAAGAAGAATCCGCTGCAACTGTACTTTTAACTAATGGAGCATCAGACCATCTCCATGCTGGGGAAGAAGCCAAGCTTACTCGTCATGCGTCTGACAGTTTGAAAACAGAAATGCTAGAAAAATCATCAAGAAAGAGCGGTAAATCATCTGATGACCAAACTGTTCACAAGGAACAACAATTGGAGAAAGCTGAAGCTGAAAATATTAGTGATGATAGATCAAAGCCAGAGCCCACCTTGGCGTTCAGTGAATCTTGGTCAGACCCATGCCTAGAATTTGCATTCAAGACTCTTACTGGTGCTTTGCCTGATGATTCTGCCGCAGAGATTTTTAAAGTACCGTCTCCTGTTGGTGGTGACCCGCAAAATAATGAGTTGCATGGGAGAGTAACAACCAGCATTAATGGAAAAACTCATGACAATCCAAACCCATCCCCAACCAAGAAAGAGCATAATATGGCTGGCCAGTCTTCAAAGCCACTGCTCGGGCAACCAGAGTTGATGACTAGCTCCACATCTGTCAAAAATATGGATGGAGAGTCTTCAGAGCTTCTGCCTAGGCAACCTGAGTTGAGGACTAGCTCCACATCTGACAAAAATGTGCCTAAGTTTACCAACGGAGAATTTCAGAGTCATGAAGGCAACATAATAAGGAATTTGGAACCTGTGTTGATGACTAGCTCCACATCTACCACTGGAGAATCTCATAGTTATGAAAGTGAAATGATAAGAAATTTGTTCGGAGAACCTCCGTTTGTTGAAGCTGAAAACACGACCCAACTTCTGGATCATTCTAGAACCAATGCATACTTGCAAATACAAGAAGAGCCATTAAAGAAAAATGACCAG GTGGCTGAGGGTGAATTTGGTACATTGGATCAACCACCGGGTTTTGAAACTGAGCCATCAAAGAAAAATGACCAGGTGGCTGAGGGTGAATTTGGTACATTGGATCAACCACCGGGTTTTGAAACTGAGCCATTAAAGAAAAATGACCAGGTGGCTGAGGGTGAATTTGGTACATTGGATAAACCACCGGGTTTTGAAACTCAAACCTTAAACCATAACAGTACTGAATTACAGTTCTGCGAGtcttttatgaatacttggtcaGACCCATGCCTAGAATTTGCATTTAAGACCCTTACAGGTGTGCTTCCAGTAGAAGAAAATTTAGGAACTCAAGGAGGTAACCAGGAACCTTCCAACTGTCATACTGGAAGAGACGGTATATCAGCGATGCCAGATTTTGGATCTTCCAGTTTTTCACAAAGTGACTTCTCATTTCACTTTGATACAGGAGTTAAGTCCACGCCAGGGCAACCAGGGCAGCTATCATCAGTGAGCTCTTCATTCCCATCTCCGAGCATGCAAAGTTGTCCCGGAGTTGATCCACAACAACAATATTCCCAGTTCAATAATAATTTTCAGAGAAGATAA